In the genome of Magnolia sinica isolate HGM2019 chromosome 2, MsV1, whole genome shotgun sequence, one region contains:
- the LOC131236834 gene encoding uncharacterized protein LOC131236834, whose translation MESKRAERTRKTGSDKSCLPSCFGFSGSFSGRGKKEKRRFSWWRSWIKKPGIKTVPVDVATVRKATRGNDDDSEIEEGFVSCAGKRQIAGDEERNAVAVSDQGVVGKSGKPKYGCGQLSSAAEILTAESRNANETSVSTKEVTCQRTAQTPRKTRSGSGSPQIPSSPFLPPGRRKQAHPTGNFRLAGQKHDRKSDIPVGKFDPVVGLSVLMVILAIMLVWGRTCAIVCTSAWFYFIPCLRTTENSGEAAGELPETVKIDVDSEEYKKKIILEGLLERNRRNPPVIL comes from the exons ATGGAGAGTAAACGGGCCGAGAGAACCCGAAAAACCGGATCCGATAAATCGTGCTTGCCGTCGTGTTTCGGGTTCTCTGGGAGCTTCTCGGGTCGCGGCAAGAAAGAGAAGCGCCGGTTCTCTTGGTGGAGGTCTTGGATTAAGAAGCCCGGGATAAAGACGGTGCCTGTGGATGTAGCGACCGTCCGGAAGGCGACACGTGGAAACGACGACGACTCAGAAATCGAGGAGGGATTTGTTAGCTGCGCCGGGAAGCGTCAAATTGCAGGCGATGAGGAGCGGAATGCGGTTGCGGTGTCAGATCAGGGCGTTGTTGGGAAATCTGGAAAG CCCAAGTATGGATGTGGCCAGCTTTCATCAGCAGCGGAAATCCTGACCGCAGAATCTCGAAACGCCAACGAGACCTCCGTTTCCACAAAGGAAGTGACGTGTCAAAGAACGGCCCAGACACCTCGGAAAACCAGAAGCGGATCGGGTTCGCCTCAGATCCCCTCCTCGCCTTTTCTCCCGCCCGGCCGTCGCAAACAAGCACATCCGACTGGAAATTTTCGGCTAGCCGGCCAGAAACACGACCGGAAGAGTGACATACCCGTCGGAAAATTCGATCCGGTGGTCGGATTGTCGGTCCTGATGGTAATCCTCGCGATCATGCTCGTGTGGGGCCGCACGTGCGCGATCGTGTGCACCTCGGCCTGGTTTTATTTCATCCCCTGCCTGAGGACGACTGAAAATTCCGGCGAGGCCGCCGGAGAACTTCCGGAAACCGTCAAGATCGACGTGGATTCCGAAGAGTATAAGAAGAAAATCATCTTGGAAGGATTGTTGGAGAGGAACCGACGAAATCCGCCTGTGATTTTGTAA
- the LOC131236835 gene encoding uncharacterized protein LOC131236835, translating into MFARIVARRIPVHRLSAPSPTPSSAVRSYGLIPMVIEHTSRGERAYDIFSRLLKERIVCINGPIADDTASVVVAQLLFLESENPSKPINMYINSPGGVVTAGLAIYDTMQYIRSPVSTLCIGQAASMGSLLLTAGAPGERRALPNARVMIHQPSGGASGQASDIAIHAKEILKVRERLNLIYAKHTGQKIERIEQCMERDMFMSPDEAKEFGLVDEVIEQRPMALVTDAVGSGSDSGTGSKDKGEGST; encoded by the coding sequence ATGTTTGCCCGAATCGTGGCGCGCCGAATTCCCGTCCACCGTCTCTCGGCCCCGTCTCCCACTCCATCGTCAGCCGTCCGATCCTATGGCCTCATCCCCATGGTCATCGAGCACACCTCCCGGGGCGAGCGGGCCTACGACATCTTCTCTCGCCTCCTCAAGGAGCGGATTGTCTGCATCAACGGCCCCATCGCAGACGACACAGCTTCCGTTGTTGTGGCTCAGCTCCTCTTCCTTGAATCCGAGAACCCCTCCAAGCCCATCAATATGTACATTAACTCCCCCGGCGGTGTCGTCACTGCCGGCCTTGCAATCTACGACACGATGCAGTACATCCGCTCCCCCGTCAGCACCCTCTGCATTGGCCAGGCTGCCTCTATGGGATCCCTACTCCTGACGGCCGGGGCCCCTGGCGAGCGGAGGGCCCTGCCCAACGCCCGTGTCATGATTCACCAGCCTTCAGGTGGGGCTAGCGGGCAGGCCAGTGACATCGCGATCCATGCCAAGGAGATCTTGAAGGTGAGGGAGAGACTGAATTTGATCTATGCGAAGCATACGGGGCAGAAGATTGAGCGAATTGAGCAGTGTATGGAGAGGGATATGTTCATGTCGCCGGATGAGGCGAAGGAATTTGGGCTCGTTGATGAGGTTATTGAGCAAAGGCCAATGGCATTGGTGACGGATGCAGTTGGGAGCGGCAGCGACAGTGGAACTGGGAGTAAAGATAAAGGTGAGGGTTCAACCTAG